Proteins co-encoded in one Halococcoides cellulosivorans genomic window:
- a CDS encoding glycosyltransferase family 2 protein, with the protein MVSIVVTTHYRNDVLPEAIESALDQTYDPVEVIVVDGSGEEHARDVANRFDVTYVAQDEDRGIAADRDLGIETATHDYIHFLDDDDRLDPSTVERKMDVMNEGEGVGVVYNGLRWENGHEVRPDPEIRGNVLENALGFEMAPCLPSTMLIDRSTLRDVAPTADLPGDDGPMKIELARRTEFDFVDDALTHKGDSPDALSSGGGEVGEDEDSVRLSIIDYYDDLYEKVNPELKRAALRRSHLLEAAVRLENQFWSYEAIRHMVLANYHSKGFDLACAGGLLASFFGRPAWKYGRRLHNRFVLGDSHNGSIS; encoded by the coding sequence ATGGTTTCGATCGTCGTGACGACGCATTATAGAAACGACGTGTTACCAGAGGCGATCGAGAGTGCACTCGATCAGACCTACGACCCCGTCGAAGTGATCGTCGTCGATGGATCTGGCGAAGAGCACGCCAGAGACGTGGCCAATCGGTTCGATGTGACTTACGTCGCCCAAGACGAAGACCGAGGCATCGCCGCAGATCGTGATCTCGGCATCGAGACGGCGACTCACGACTATATTCACTTTCTGGACGACGATGATCGACTCGATCCCTCGACAGTCGAACGGAAAATGGACGTCATGAATGAGGGCGAGGGCGTCGGAGTGGTCTACAATGGATTGCGTTGGGAGAACGGACACGAAGTCCGTCCCGACCCCGAGATCCGGGGAAATGTGCTCGAAAATGCCCTCGGCTTCGAGATGGCTCCCTGTCTTCCTTCGACGATGCTCATCGACCGGTCGACTCTCCGTGACGTTGCTCCGACGGCTGATCTCCCGGGCGACGACGGACCGATGAAAATCGAACTTGCTCGACGGACGGAATTCGATTTTGTCGATGACGCACTCACTCACAAAGGTGACTCTCCGGATGCTCTCAGTAGCGGTGGGGGAGAGGTCGGCGAGGACGAGGACTCGGTTCGTCTCTCGATCATCGACTATTACGATGACCTGTACGAGAAAGTGAACCCGGAACTGAAGAGGGCTGCCTTACGCCGATCGCACTTACTTGAGGCTGCGGTTCGGCTGGAAAATCAGTTCTGGTCATATGAGGCGATTCGCCACATGGTCTTGGCGAATTACCACTCGAAAGGCTTCGACTTGGCCTGTGCCGGCGGGTTGCTGGCCTCCTTCTTTGGCCGTCCAGCCTGGAAATACGGACGTCGGTTGCACAACCGGTTCGTGCTTGGTGATTCTCATAATGGGTCGATATCTTAA
- a CDS encoding ribbon-helix-helix domain-containing protein: MSGADANDPDPEIDRINLRLARSFLDVVDETWRERGFNSRSEFIRHALRDAITHPEGAGFWKDLAISEADLDGDVIASEEMRSTYGHDDE; the protein is encoded by the coding sequence ATGTCAGGAGCCGACGCCAACGATCCCGATCCCGAAATCGATCGGATCAATCTCCGCCTCGCGCGGTCCTTTCTCGATGTCGTCGACGAGACCTGGCGCGAGCGGGGCTTCAACAGTCGGAGCGAGTTCATCCGGCATGCGCTCCGGGATGCCATCACTCATCCCGAGGGCGCGGGATTCTGGAAGGATCTCGCGATCAGCGAGGCCGATCTGGACGGTGACGTGATAGCGAGCGAGGAGATGCGATCGACGTACGGTCACGATGACGAGTGA
- a CDS encoding glycosyltransferase family 4 protein, whose protein sequence is MTLHVHFFTLTPGGGSEHIYLAELRDALADHDVVPVDDWRDADVVHCFEVNALTTQTLTAFQFPTLARIVRSETPLVISTDDLYFSGDPSLTVHPRLYGLNHRLQRRLFAHSDAIIALSESVRGRLAPHVDTPISVVHHGVRDAYRAPYADTDPFVLHVSLAAPRKNPEAVVEVARRLDGRMVVAGSGWSDRIPDDAIETPGFVPEADLIDLYHRAGVFYFPTRHEGFGLPVLEAMAASCAVVSSDVYSVPEVAGDAARLFDPDAVDAHVAAIEELLADARERRALAERAHDRSAGFTWAESAAETRAVYESVLE, encoded by the coding sequence ATGACGCTCCACGTCCACTTCTTCACGCTCACGCCCGGCGGCGGGTCCGAACACATCTACCTCGCGGAACTGCGCGACGCACTCGCGGACCACGACGTCGTCCCCGTCGACGACTGGCGCGACGCGGACGTCGTCCACTGCTTCGAGGTGAACGCGCTGACCACCCAGACGCTGACAGCCTTCCAATTCCCCACGCTCGCGCGCATCGTCCGCTCCGAGACGCCGCTGGTCATCTCGACGGACGATCTGTACTTCTCGGGAGACCCGTCGCTGACGGTCCACCCCAGACTCTACGGACTCAACCACCGCCTCCAGCGCCGACTGTTCGCCCACAGCGACGCGATCATCGCGCTCTCCGAGAGCGTCCGGGGGCGACTCGCCCCGCACGTCGACACGCCGATCAGCGTCGTCCACCACGGCGTCCGCGACGCCTATCGCGCGCCGTACGCCGACACCGACCCCTTCGTCCTCCACGTCAGCCTCGCCGCGCCACGGAAGAACCCCGAGGCGGTCGTCGAGGTGGCGCGCCGCCTCGACGGCCGGATGGTCGTCGCCGGCAGCGGGTGGTCGGATCGCATCCCCGACGACGCTATCGAGACGCCGGGGTTCGTCCCCGAGGCCGACCTGATCGATCTGTACCACCGCGCGGGCGTGTTCTACTTCCCGACGCGCCACGAGGGCTTTGGCCTGCCCGTCCTCGAAGCGATGGCGGCCTCGTGTGCGGTCGTCTCCTCGGACGTCTACTCGGTCCCCGAGGTCGCGGGCGACGCCGCGCGACTGTTCGACCCCGACGCCGTCGACGCCCACGTCGCGGCCATCGAGGAGCTATTGGCCGACGCACGCGAACGCCGCGCGCTCGCAGAGCGCGCTCACGACCGCTCCGCCGGGTTCACCTGGGCGGAGTCGGCCGCCGAGACCCGCGCGGTCTACGAGTCCGTCCTGGAGTGA
- a CDS encoding DUF1616 domain-containing protein — MTTSHSTDRETITRALTVGLAAVLIVSLVGVVALAAAPPTTTEPTTEFALLDGNRSAADYPTELAPGETGEVWVEIGNHEHQPIAYDVAVAWNGTVTQTFGTTLVAGAAGQRPTRLVAPSDPGLYRVTVSLSGNASVESMETRLYVDVGEEN; from the coding sequence GTGACGACATCGCACTCGACCGATCGGGAGACGATCACGCGCGCGCTGACGGTCGGCCTCGCAGCGGTGCTGATCGTCTCGCTGGTCGGCGTAGTCGCGCTCGCGGCCGCGCCGCCGACGACGACCGAGCCGACGACGGAGTTCGCCCTGCTCGACGGGAACCGGTCGGCGGCGGACTATCCGACCGAGTTGGCCCCCGGGGAAACGGGCGAGGTCTGGGTCGAGATCGGAAATCACGAACACCAGCCGATCGCGTACGACGTCGCGGTCGCGTGGAACGGGACCGTCACGCAGACGTTCGGGACGACGCTCGTCGCGGGGGCGGCGGGCCAGCGGCCGACGCGGCTGGTCGCGCCGAGCGATCCCGGCCTGTATCGGGTGACGGTTTCGCTGTCGGGGAACGCGAGCGTGGAGTCGATGGAGACCCGGCTTTATGTCGATGTGGGAGAGGAGAACTGA
- a CDS encoding CPBP family intramembrane glutamic endopeptidase: MATRLLTAVQRPTDRTTSAAIAVALAAITLAELLLYGGHTWPAISVHALTLSGAVLVIGRTHPTLAIVALVPLFRLVNLAMPVFFSLTVFTMPVIYGPLIPSLFVVDRYHPDIDVRPGWRVGLLGAIPGIAIAAALARVEWAIIRPEALIAAWTPLQVLAIVVVMVGFVGFVEEYLFRGLLQRGLAGHVGRWPAVVLASAVFAIMHSGYHQPGELVFAGTIGFVFGALYEWTDSLALIVVMHGALNVVLFAVIPIFGTPI, from the coding sequence ATGGCAACTCGCCTGCTCACCGCCGTCCAGCGCCCGACCGATCGAACGACGAGCGCCGCGATCGCGGTCGCCCTCGCGGCGATCACGCTCGCGGAACTGTTGCTGTACGGCGGGCACACCTGGCCCGCGATTTCGGTCCACGCGCTCACGCTGAGCGGGGCCGTGCTCGTGATCGGCCGGACCCACCCCACGCTGGCGATCGTCGCGCTCGTGCCCCTCTTTCGGTTGGTCAACCTCGCGATGCCGGTCTTCTTCTCGCTGACGGTGTTCACGATGCCGGTGATCTACGGCCCGCTGATCCCGTCGCTGTTCGTCGTCGACCGGTACCATCCCGACATCGACGTCCGACCGGGGTGGCGCGTCGGCCTGCTGGGTGCGATTCCCGGGATCGCCATCGCGGCGGCGCTCGCGCGCGTCGAGTGGGCGATCATCCGTCCGGAGGCGCTGATCGCGGCGTGGACGCCACTCCAGGTGCTCGCCATCGTCGTGGTGATGGTCGGGTTCGTCGGGTTCGTCGAGGAGTACCTGTTCCGGGGGTTGCTCCAGCGCGGCCTCGCGGGCCACGTCGGGCGCTGGCCCGCGGTCGTCCTGGCGAGCGCGGTGTTCGCGATCATGCACTCCGGCTATCACCAGCCCGGAGAACTCGTGTTCGCGGGGACGATCGGGTTCGTCTTCGGGGCGCTCTACGAGTGGACGGACAGTCTCGCTCTCATCGTGGTGATGCACGGCGCGCTCAACGTCGTCCTGTTCGCCGTCATTCCGATCTTCGGGACGCCGATCTGA
- a CDS encoding sulfatase-like hydrolase/transferase, with amino-acid sequence MKTGLIVLDTLRYDTFEAEMPAIRSTADHVFTNCYSTSRWTVPAHGSLFTGLYPTEAGTHSANRTFDVTVPTLAERFTDAGVTTHCLSNNVHIDPFFGFTEGFASITRGPALQDRPEQRDADFDWDALFSRLDDGPLRPVQALKEIVAADAPTLSTLKTGIELFRAPPVNETTNDLTWFLDAVEEIARSPPEDLFLFANLMPTHYPYDPPEEYCDLDPLDVDPLELTLRDDPVTDEEHERHKRNYEGAARYLDDELPAIVDAIDWDVLFVVSDHGELFGEHGIRGHEYGVYDDLVHVPALAVGDAVPEGETDAVTSLLDVRRTLLDVAGIDPGEHTRGRSLFEDRTDDRAVYAESVGCGQYAPDAQGLGAKVPASWGDPHYTLRTADATLIHDKDGTRTDDDALERRVRDLRAGLGDFTGEGATAEVPDDVEARLEHLGYR; translated from the coding sequence ATGAAAACCGGCCTCATCGTCCTCGACACCCTCCGGTACGACACCTTCGAGGCGGAGATGCCAGCGATCCGTTCCACGGCCGACCACGTCTTCACGAACTGCTACTCCACCTCGCGGTGGACGGTCCCAGCCCACGGATCGCTGTTCACCGGCCTCTATCCGACCGAGGCGGGCACGCACTCCGCGAACCGCACGTTCGACGTCACGGTGCCGACGCTCGCGGAGCGGTTCACCGACGCGGGCGTCACCACCCACTGCCTGAGCAACAACGTCCACATCGACCCGTTTTTCGGGTTCACCGAGGGCTTCGCGTCAATCACGCGCGGGCCCGCCCTGCAGGACCGCCCGGAGCAACGGGACGCGGACTTCGACTGGGACGCGCTGTTCAGTCGTCTCGACGACGGTCCGCTGCGCCCGGTCCAGGCGCTCAAAGAGATCGTGGCCGCCGACGCGCCGACGCTGTCAACGCTCAAGACGGGCATCGAACTGTTCCGGGCCCCGCCCGTGAACGAGACGACCAACGATCTCACCTGGTTTCTCGACGCGGTCGAGGAGATCGCCCGCTCGCCGCCCGAGGACCTCTTTCTGTTCGCGAACCTCATGCCGACCCACTACCCCTACGACCCGCCCGAGGAGTACTGCGATCTCGACCCGCTGGATGTCGACCCGCTGGAACTCACGCTCCGGGACGACCCGGTCACCGACGAGGAACACGAGCGCCACAAGCGCAACTACGAGGGCGCGGCCCGGTATCTCGACGACGAACTGCCGGCGATCGTCGACGCCATCGACTGGGACGTGCTCTTCGTCGTCAGCGATCACGGCGAACTGTTCGGGGAGCACGGCATCCGCGGCCACGAGTATGGGGTGTACGACGACCTGGTGCACGTCCCGGCTCTGGCCGTCGGTGACGCCGTCCCCGAGGGCGAGACCGACGCGGTGACGAGTCTCCTCGACGTTCGCCGCACGCTGCTCGACGTGGCGGGCATCGACCCCGGCGAGCACACGCGCGGCCGGTCGCTGTTCGAGGACCGCACGGACGACCGCGCGGTCTACGCCGAGAGCGTCGGGTGTGGCCAGTACGCACCGGACGCCCAGGGCCTCGGCGCGAAAGTGCCGGCCTCGTGGGGTGACCCACACTACACGCTTCGGACCGCCGACGCCACGCTGATCCACGACAAGGACGGCACGCGCACGGACGACGACGCGCTCGAACGGCGCGTCCGGGACCTCCGCGCGGGACTGGGCGACTTCACGGGCGAAGGCGCGACCGCGGAGGTCCCCGACGACGTCGAGGCACGCCTGGAACACCTGGGGTACCGATGA
- a CDS encoding PqqD family peptide modification chaperone produces MDDATGGLDGDATVVAIAEAITSTVGGETVLLNLDDGTYYGLNDVGAHLWDHLDEPTTVTTLERETATAFGVDRETCRADVQAFLTELHDRGLIEVQS; encoded by the coding sequence ATGGACGACGCGACCGGCGGGCTAGACGGGGACGCCACCGTCGTCGCGATTGCGGAGGCCATCACCTCGACCGTCGGCGGCGAGACCGTTCTGCTCAACCTCGACGACGGGACGTACTACGGGCTGAACGACGTGGGAGCGCACCTGTGGGACCACCTCGACGAGCCCACAACCGTGACCACACTCGAACGCGAGACGGCGACGGCGTTCGGCGTCGACCGTGAGACGTGCCGGGCCGACGTGCAGGCGTTTCTCACAGAGCTACACGACCGAGGGCTCATCGAGGTGCAGTCGTGA
- a CDS encoding flippase, giving the protein MSESNDDQSAVDAVSTVLSGGVLVSLGKVLALAAGFLTQVTMARLLTEAAYGEVVLALSVVNILGLIGKMGLDDGLMRQFPHYEDDPAKAHGVVRAGFGLGVLSGLSIGAAIFLAAPIIAGRIFDNPSLVPLIRLAAVIVPLATINQIAVSLARGARDARPRAYINQALQPGSRFVLTAVFLLLGLDAIGAIGGKVGSVLIGTVLVVWMAYRILPSYDVDPEPMYRPVLAFSIPLILVQGLGFLNTNVDIYMVGYFLESGDLGIYNIGLQLSNMVSAVLMTAGFLLPPMMTRLYDQGQTAETRRVYQLITKWMVVIILPVVIVLFFAPRLVIGTLFGEGYIPGATALRILLVAKVVGILMGLNTQGLIALGENKIVSYVIACQTAVNVALNVLLIPVIGIEGAAIGMAVSGIVGDVLGVAILHRKFSVHPFSRSVLAPLGTIGGVATLTAAALFVLEAPLYWTVPVVGLVYLPIVVLLVPEPEDRELLTRVEDQIGVDLSLVDRLLFRNQH; this is encoded by the coding sequence ATGTCCGAGTCAAACGACGACCAATCGGCCGTCGACGCCGTCTCGACAGTCCTCTCCGGAGGAGTCCTTGTCTCCCTCGGAAAGGTGCTCGCTCTCGCCGCCGGATTTCTGACGCAAGTCACGATGGCCCGCCTCCTCACAGAGGCGGCCTACGGTGAAGTCGTACTTGCACTCTCGGTCGTCAACATTCTCGGATTGATCGGCAAGATGGGCCTCGACGACGGCCTCATGCGACAGTTCCCTCATTACGAGGACGACCCTGCGAAGGCACACGGCGTCGTCCGTGCTGGTTTCGGACTCGGAGTCCTGTCCGGTCTCTCGATCGGTGCCGCGATATTCCTCGCTGCGCCGATCATCGCCGGGCGTATCTTCGACAATCCCTCGCTCGTGCCACTCATTCGCCTCGCGGCGGTCATCGTTCCGCTTGCGACGATCAACCAGATCGCAGTCTCACTCGCTCGCGGGGCCCGCGATGCACGCCCACGTGCGTACATCAATCAGGCCCTCCAGCCAGGGTCGCGGTTCGTCCTCACGGCAGTATTTCTGCTGTTGGGACTCGACGCGATCGGTGCGATCGGCGGGAAGGTCGGGTCGGTGCTGATCGGGACAGTCCTCGTCGTCTGGATGGCCTACCGGATTCTCCCCTCTTACGACGTCGATCCCGAACCGATGTATCGCCCGGTGCTGGCGTTTTCGATCCCGCTGATCCTCGTCCAGGGACTGGGCTTTCTCAACACGAACGTCGACATCTACATGGTGGGCTACTTCCTGGAATCGGGCGATCTGGGGATCTACAACATCGGCCTGCAACTCAGCAACATGGTGAGTGCCGTGTTGATGACCGCAGGCTTCCTGTTGCCGCCGATGATGACGCGGTTGTACGATCAGGGCCAGACCGCCGAGACGCGCCGCGTCTACCAGTTGATCACGAAGTGGATGGTCGTGATCATCCTCCCGGTCGTGATCGTCCTGTTTTTCGCGCCACGCCTCGTGATCGGGACGCTGTTCGGGGAGGGGTATATTCCTGGTGCGACGGCCCTGCGGATCCTCCTCGTGGCCAAGGTCGTCGGCATCCTGATGGGGCTGAACACCCAGGGGCTCATCGCGCTGGGCGAGAACAAGATCGTCTCGTACGTCATCGCCTGCCAGACCGCCGTCAACGTGGCCCTGAACGTCCTGCTCATTCCCGTCATCGGAATCGAGGGGGCGGCGATCGGCATGGCCGTGAGCGGTATCGTCGGCGACGTGCTCGGCGTCGCGATTCTCCACCGGAAGTTCTCCGTCCACCCGTTCTCGCGGTCGGTGCTCGCCCCACTCGGGACGATCGGCGGCGTCGCCACTCTCACGGCGGCGGCCTTGTTCGTCCTCGAAGCGCCGCTCTACTGGACGGTCCCCGTGGTGGGACTCGTCTACCTGCCCATCGTGGTTCTGCTCGTTCCCGAACCCGAGGACCGCGAGTTGCTCACGCGCGTCGAGGACCAGATTGGCGTCGACCTCTCACTCGTCGATCGCCTGCTGTTCAGGAACCAGCACTGA
- a CDS encoding lasso peptide biosynthesis B2 protein, which yields MTGPRRAAILGPALVAIVVAGLAVRLWGPARTARLLACRPRRADAAVHPETVGWAVRTADRVVPRTACLERALAARALCRRYGYAASVDVGCVREGEHLRAHSWAVCGEYTVVGGDVTAFDRLGRIADP from the coding sequence GTGACCGGGCCGCGCCGCGCGGCGATCCTCGGGCCCGCCCTCGTCGCGATCGTCGTCGCGGGTCTGGCGGTGCGCCTGTGGGGACCCGCGCGGACGGCCCGCCTGCTCGCGTGTCGGCCGCGGCGGGCCGACGCGGCGGTCCACCCCGAGACCGTCGGCTGGGCGGTCCGGACCGCCGACCGGGTCGTCCCGCGGACGGCCTGCCTGGAGCGGGCGCTGGCGGCGCGAGCGCTGTGCCGGCGCTACGGCTACGCCGCCAGCGTCGACGTGGGGTGTGTCCGCGAGGGCGAGCACCTCCGCGCACACAGTTGGGCCGTCTGTGGCGAGTACACCGTCGTCGGCGGCGACGTGACGGCGTTCGACCGGTTGGGGAGGATCGCGGACCCGTGA
- a CDS encoding alkaline phosphatase family protein, translating to MIKELQWIYRHPPVVGRGLNRIYHTKMGSRKGYAEGVPLFDLDWDVCAILDACRYDIYKEVVSSHDLGGKLKCRPSPASSTPEWLMRSFQNTTHTDIVYVTANPQYYNHENDLDPTFHKIINVWKDNWDEDLQTVPPAKMSKAVKDASDEFPNKRILAHFVQPHVPFIGEFGRQKFPISLNSAVDNDWNAARKFWPSIRQEEREYTDEDLREAYIENIEVVLNEVLPLFKSIDGKPLITSDHGQLLGERISPLPIKEYGHPAGIYVPELIETPIHFLDFKQRREITKGDLENKKEIASDSVDERLNALGYK from the coding sequence ATGATTAAAGAACTCCAATGGATTTACCGCCACCCACCCGTGGTAGGACGAGGTTTGAACCGAATATACCATACTAAGATGGGATCCAGAAAGGGATATGCTGAAGGCGTGCCACTTTTTGATTTAGATTGGGACGTCTGTGCTATCTTGGACGCGTGTAGGTACGATATTTATAAAGAAGTCGTTTCTAGCCATGATTTAGGAGGGAAACTCAAATGTCGTCCTTCTCCCGCAAGTAGTACCCCTGAATGGTTAATGAGGTCATTCCAGAACACCACCCATACAGATATAGTATATGTCACAGCGAATCCGCAGTATTACAATCACGAAAATGATTTAGATCCAACATTCCACAAAATTATAAACGTATGGAAAGATAATTGGGACGAAGATCTTCAAACAGTACCTCCTGCGAAGATGTCTAAAGCTGTTAAAGATGCGTCTGATGAGTTTCCAAATAAGCGAATATTGGCACACTTCGTACAACCTCACGTTCCCTTCATTGGTGAATTTGGGCGTCAAAAATTCCCTATCAGCCTCAATTCAGCGGTAGATAACGACTGGAATGCTGCACGGAAATTCTGGCCATCAATCCGTCAAGAAGAGCGGGAATATACTGACGAAGACTTGAGAGAAGCATACATTGAAAATATTGAAGTTGTCTTGAACGAAGTACTTCCCCTCTTCAAGTCGATAGATGGAAAACCACTCATCACATCCGATCACGGACAGTTATTGGGGGAGCGAATTTCCCCACTCCCAATCAAAGAGTATGGGCATCCAGCAGGAATATATGTGCCAGAGTTGATCGAAACCCCGATTCATTTCTTGGATTTCAAACAACGTAGGGAGATCACGAAGGGAGATCTTGAAAACAAAAAGGAGATTGCTAGTGATAGCGTAGACGAACGTCTTAATGCTCTTGGATACAAATAG
- a CDS encoding nucleotidyltransferase domain-containing protein: protein MTVEALCDLLRDGDPDDPDWARLLDLAAAHHVTGRIDADAVPAAHTERVRAAHRESAGHGLGLVAALQAVDSRLAEASIPALAFKGPILSDVVAGDLGVRRSVDVDLAVPDDQFAAAERALVADGYDVVERFRGLGEVTLRDTDGVSVDLHRSVLGRALPRRPGVETLLDRGSRRSVGGRTVATLSPVDRAVVLAVHGTKHRWYRLDWICDWAALTEEAIDWHAVDRRARSWSVRGAVLTAAWIARAVLGADLPGPLSAAVDADPRGRSIGQECLDALRAGPPTPPADRAQFRTLWRALDRRRDRLQYGVRVATIPSEADRAAVPLPDALDGLYRVVRPIRLGVRAARDIPSGD from the coding sequence GTGACCGTCGAGGCACTGTGTGACCTCCTTCGCGACGGCGACCCGGACGATCCGGACTGGGCCCGCCTGCTCGATCTGGCCGCGGCCCACCACGTCACCGGACGGATCGACGCCGACGCCGTGCCGGCGGCCCACACCGAGCGAGTGCGGGCGGCCCACCGCGAGAGCGCCGGCCACGGATTGGGCCTGGTGGCCGCGCTCCAGGCCGTCGACAGTCGCCTGGCCGAAGCCTCGATCCCCGCGCTCGCGTTCAAGGGCCCGATTCTCAGCGACGTCGTCGCCGGCGACCTCGGCGTCCGCCGATCGGTCGACGTGGATCTGGCCGTGCCGGACGACCAGTTCGCGGCCGCCGAACGGGCGCTCGTGGCCGACGGCTACGACGTCGTCGAGCGCTTTCGCGGCCTGGGAGAGGTCACGCTCCGCGACACCGACGGGGTCTCGGTCGACCTCCATCGCTCGGTGCTGGGGCGCGCGCTTCCACGGCGACCCGGAGTGGAGACGCTGCTCGATCGCGGTTCGCGGCGGTCGGTCGGCGGGCGGACGGTCGCGACGCTGTCACCGGTCGATCGCGCGGTCGTGCTCGCGGTCCACGGCACCAAACACCGCTGGTATCGCCTCGACTGGATCTGTGACTGGGCCGCGCTCACCGAGGAAGCGATCGACTGGCACGCGGTCGATCGGCGGGCCCGGTCGTGGTCGGTACGGGGGGCCGTCCTCACGGCGGCGTGGATCGCCCGCGCGGTGCTCGGTGCCGACCTGCCGGGGCCGCTGTCGGCGGCCGTCGACGCGGACCCGCGCGGACGGTCGATCGGGCAGGAGTGTCTGGACGCGCTCCGGGCGGGCCCGCCCACACCGCCGGCCGATCGCGCGCAGTTCCGGACCCTCTGGCGGGCGCTTGATCGTCGCCGGGACCGTCTGCAGTACGGCGTTCGCGTGGCGACGATCCCGAGCGAGGCCGATCGGGCGGCCGTTCCGCTACCCGACGCACTGGACGGCCTCTACCGGGTGGTCCGGCCGATCAGACTGGGCGTCCGGGCCGCCCGCGATATTCCTTCGGGTGACTGA
- a CDS encoding DUF555 domain-containing protein has translation MNYLVVMEAAWLVRDVADIDDAIGVAVSESGKRLNDSDMDYVEVEVGATTCPACAEPFDSAFIAADTALVGLVLEIDIFNAESVEHARRIAKSEVGGALRDVPLKIIETIEEESDETEAEA, from the coding sequence ATGAATTACTTGGTCGTGATGGAGGCGGCGTGGCTGGTCAGAGACGTCGCGGACATCGACGACGCGATCGGAGTCGCCGTCAGCGAGTCCGGGAAGCGACTCAACGACAGCGACATGGACTACGTCGAGGTCGAAGTGGGCGCGACGACCTGCCCGGCCTGCGCGGAGCCGTTCGATTCGGCCTTCATCGCCGCCGACACCGCGCTCGTCGGCCTCGTCCTCGAAATCGACATCTTCAACGCCGAGAGCGTCGAGCACGCACGCCGCATCGCGAAAAGCGAGGTCGGTGGGGCCCTGCGGGACGTCCCGCTGAAGATCATCGAGACGATCGAAGAGGAAAGCGACGAGACCGAAGCCGAGGCCTGA